In Desulfatirhabdium butyrativorans DSM 18734, the following proteins share a genomic window:
- a CDS encoding FG-GAP-like repeat-containing protein — MDTRKYKCWFVAALLLAICVPSLTAHAASNPSILIFPFEIQMQGDSGYLQKGVFDMLQSRVAAGGGVDVIAYERFKSRIDGLHDSLSEEQALNIGSALGATYVVIGQIVIQGNLATTDARLIGLSRDGVKLSFHKQGANAEDVLAHIKALAGEIRSFLLGGAPQSAVSAAKPDSIPKPAEKSPKADDPMYMHPEKLWKGPSQLSNEPIRSMSGDGKLPVSIWKSPKFDMEIRSIAAGDVDGDGREEIVVAGDKGLFVYRYAEGKLTLLTQKTYDADTYLFRVDVADLNGNGRAEIYLSRMLRERTRVKSQVLEWDGKQLVPLAEPEMFLRVLSGANKKPILLGQESGMGSLFASKIQRLEWRGGALAPAGNFAVPFSESVYAFNDADALNAGQDVFVWITPEGFIRILQPDGEDWKGGERFTGAASYIPYPTGDEDRSGSGDPPRKRRYYIPQRILVTDIDRDGKNEILVISNSDMTTHYFPNIRIFRNGRIACLFWDGMGLARKWQTSEVSGHISDLMLMDLNGDKKPDMVFSVVARMNSPFWNAESYLVYWSAD; from the coding sequence TTGGATACCCGTAAATACAAATGTTGGTTTGTTGCCGCACTGCTTCTAGCAATTTGCGTTCCATCCCTTACAGCCCATGCCGCATCCAATCCGTCCATTCTGATTTTTCCCTTCGAGATTCAGATGCAGGGGGATTCGGGGTATTTGCAAAAGGGCGTTTTCGACATGCTCCAGAGTCGTGTGGCGGCCGGTGGCGGGGTTGATGTCATTGCCTATGAAAGGTTCAAGTCCCGCATCGATGGGCTTCATGATTCCCTGAGTGAAGAACAGGCCTTGAACATCGGTTCGGCTCTGGGCGCAACCTATGTGGTTATCGGTCAGATTGTCATTCAGGGGAACTTGGCAACCACCGATGCCCGGCTGATCGGGCTCTCGCGTGATGGGGTAAAGCTTTCCTTCCACAAACAGGGAGCAAACGCCGAGGATGTGCTTGCCCACATTAAGGCGCTGGCCGGAGAAATCCGCTCCTTCCTGCTGGGAGGAGCCCCGCAATCCGCCGTCTCTGCTGCGAAGCCAGATAGCATTCCGAAACCAGCCGAAAAATCACCGAAGGCCGACGATCCGATGTATATGCATCCGGAAAAACTGTGGAAGGGGCCATCCCAGTTGAGCAATGAGCCGATCCGCAGCATGAGCGGCGATGGAAAGCTGCCTGTATCGATCTGGAAGAGCCCGAAATTCGATATGGAGATTCGGAGTATCGCCGCTGGTGATGTCGATGGGGATGGAAGGGAAGAAATTGTCGTGGCAGGCGATAAAGGCTTGTTCGTATATCGCTACGCAGAGGGAAAGCTGACGTTGCTGACCCAAAAGACGTATGACGCGGACACGTATTTGTTCCGGGTGGATGTGGCCGATTTGAACGGCAATGGCCGTGCGGAAATCTATCTTTCGCGGATGCTGCGGGAACGGACAAGGGTGAAGTCGCAGGTGCTGGAATGGGATGGCAAACAACTGGTTCCCCTGGCGGAGCCGGAAATGTTTTTGCGTGTGCTTTCCGGGGCAAACAAAAAGCCCATCCTGTTGGGCCAGGAATCCGGTATGGGTAGCCTTTTCGCCAGCAAAATCCAGCGGCTCGAATGGCGGGGCGGCGCGCTGGCGCCTGCGGGTAATTTCGCCGTGCCGTTTTCCGAAAGTGTTTACGCTTTCAATGATGCCGATGCCCTCAATGCCGGTCAGGATGTTTTCGTCTGGATAACGCCGGAGGGTTTTATCCGTATACTGCAACCCGATGGAGAAGACTGGAAGGGTGGAGAGCGGTTCACCGGTGCGGCCAGTTACATTCCCTATCCGACGGGAGACGAAGATCGCAGCGGGTCCGGAGACCCCCCACGGAAAAGGCGCTATTATATTCCCCAGCGGATTCTGGTGACGGACATCGATCGGGATGGAAAGAACGAGATTCTTGTGATCAGCAATTCGGACATGACGACCCATTATTTTCCGAATATTCGCATATTTCGAAACGGCCGGATCGCCTGCCTTTTCTGGGATGGGATGGGACTCGCCCGGAAGTGGCAGACATCGGAGGTTTCAGGGCACATCAGTGATCTCATGCTGATGGATTTGAATGGAGACAAGAAGCCGGATATGGTGTTTTCGGTCGTCGCAAGGATGAACTCGCCATTCTGGAACGCGGAAAGCTATCTCGTTTATTGGTCTGCGGATTGA
- a CDS encoding FAD-dependent oxidoreductase, translated as MNEPKWTVIEGKVDGRRISSRLLEETIQKAVAEGHRHLEVHALGHHGIGGRLWKAGNRSVHVRVLGPSGQRLGSLGFPNTFIEVMGPASDDVGWLNAGAHIVVHGHATNGVANGMAQGRIYIAGNIGARGMTMTKHNPRFSPPELWVLGSVGDYFGEFMAGGIAVICGVDPQDPENVLGFRPLVGMVGGMVFFRGPHAGYSQVDARMETIDDARWEWLTSHLKEFLDGIGRPELLETLSRREEWRLLVARSPQEKASSFRMSVSQFRAEVWDKELGKGGLIGDLVDFDRSPIPLIPTGDLRRYVPVWENRKHKSPCENACPSGIPVHERWRLIREGKLDEAVDLALRYTPFPASVCGYLCPNLCMQSCTRQNALMPAVDITLLGKASVAAKAPDLPKLSGKRVAVIGGGAGGISTAWQLRMNGHEAVVFDMADALGGKLATVIPRTRVPSDVIEAELERARSLLPQVQLEKRLTRADMAAIRAEYDAVVIATGAQKPRMLPVPGVERAFSALEFLRRAAMNDIDCGKNVVVIGAGNVGCDVATEAKRLGAQRITLIDVQEPASFGKERQHAQAAGAIFRYPCFTQAIEVDAVVLTTGERIPADMVVISIGDVPDLDFLPEDVKTERGFIVTDAEGRTSAADIFAIGDVVRPGLLTDAIGMGRKAAQAIHRMLVRMPECRDERSVIDKRRVSLEYFDPRIERFEDIDACGSQCASCGACRDCGVCVVVCPQAAIERVESLTGGYEYRSIDDRCIGCGFCVGACPCGVWNLVENFRME; from the coding sequence ATGAACGAACCGAAATGGACGGTCATTGAAGGGAAGGTGGACGGAAGGCGGATCTCCTCCCGGCTTCTCGAAGAAACCATTCAAAAAGCCGTTGCCGAAGGCCACCGCCACCTCGAAGTGCATGCCCTGGGGCATCACGGCATCGGCGGCAGGCTCTGGAAGGCCGGAAATCGCTCGGTGCATGTCCGGGTGTTGGGACCTTCCGGCCAGCGGCTGGGTTCCCTCGGGTTTCCGAACACCTTTATCGAAGTGATGGGGCCCGCATCCGACGATGTGGGCTGGTTGAATGCAGGTGCGCATATCGTGGTCCACGGCCATGCCACCAACGGGGTCGCCAACGGCATGGCTCAGGGCAGGATTTATATCGCCGGAAACATCGGCGCACGCGGCATGACCATGACGAAGCACAACCCGCGGTTTTCCCCTCCCGAGCTCTGGGTGCTCGGATCGGTAGGGGACTATTTCGGGGAATTCATGGCGGGCGGCATTGCCGTCATCTGCGGCGTCGATCCTCAGGACCCGGAAAATGTCCTCGGATTTCGCCCGCTGGTGGGCATGGTGGGCGGGATGGTGTTCTTTCGGGGGCCTCATGCCGGATACAGCCAGGTCGATGCCCGGATGGAGACGATCGACGATGCACGCTGGGAATGGCTCACATCGCATCTGAAGGAATTTCTGGACGGCATCGGCAGACCGGAACTTCTGGAGACATTGAGTCGGCGGGAAGAGTGGCGGCTTTTGGTCGCCCGCTCCCCTCAGGAGAAGGCGAGTTCGTTTCGAATGAGTGTTTCGCAGTTCCGGGCGGAAGTCTGGGACAAGGAACTTGGCAAGGGCGGATTGATCGGCGATCTCGTCGATTTCGATCGAAGCCCCATTCCCTTGATTCCGACGGGGGATCTACGCCGGTATGTCCCGGTGTGGGAAAACCGAAAGCACAAATCCCCCTGCGAAAACGCCTGCCCAAGCGGCATTCCGGTTCACGAACGCTGGCGTCTCATCCGAGAGGGAAAACTCGATGAGGCCGTGGATCTCGCCCTTCGCTATACACCGTTTCCGGCAAGCGTGTGCGGCTATCTCTGCCCCAATCTGTGCATGCAGTCCTGCACCCGACAAAACGCCCTGATGCCGGCTGTGGATATCACCCTGCTCGGAAAGGCGAGTGTTGCGGCAAAAGCCCCCGACTTGCCCAAACTCTCCGGAAAGCGGGTGGCTGTCATCGGCGGCGGCGCCGGCGGCATATCGACGGCCTGGCAACTGCGGATGAACGGGCATGAAGCCGTCGTCTTCGACATGGCCGACGCACTTGGAGGAAAGCTTGCGACCGTCATTCCCAGAACCCGCGTGCCATCGGATGTGATCGAGGCGGAACTCGAACGGGCGAGATCCCTTCTTCCCCAGGTTCAGCTCGAAAAACGGCTCACCCGAGCGGACATGGCCGCCATCCGGGCGGAGTACGATGCCGTGGTGATCGCTACAGGCGCCCAAAAGCCCCGGATGCTTCCGGTGCCCGGCGTGGAGCGGGCCTTCTCCGCCCTCGAATTCCTGAGACGGGCTGCCATGAACGACATCGATTGCGGGAAAAACGTCGTTGTCATCGGCGCTGGGAATGTAGGCTGTGATGTCGCCACCGAAGCCAAACGGCTGGGCGCACAGCGCATCACCCTGATCGATGTTCAGGAGCCGGCCTCCTTTGGCAAGGAACGCCAGCACGCCCAGGCCGCAGGGGCTATTTTCCGATACCCCTGTTTCACCCAGGCCATCGAGGTCGATGCCGTCGTGTTGACGACCGGAGAGCGGATTCCGGCGGATATGGTCGTGATATCGATCGGGGACGTTCCCGATCTCGATTTTCTGCCGGAAGACGTCAAAACCGAACGCGGCTTCATCGTGACCGACGCCGAGGGCCGAACGAGTGCGGCCGATATCTTCGCCATCGGAGATGTCGTTCGACCGGGGCTGCTGACGGACGCCATCGGCATGGGCCGAAAGGCGGCGCAGGCCATTCACCGGATGCTCGTCCGAATGCCCGAATGTCGGGATGAGCGATCGGTCATCGACAAGCGACGGGTCAGCCTCGAATACTTCGATCCGCGTATCGAGCGCTTCGAGGATATCGATGCCTGCGGCAGTCAGTGCGCATCCTGCGGGGCCTGCCGGGATTGCGGGGTGTGCGTGGTCGTCTGCCCTCAGGCGGCCATCGAACGGGTCGAGTCGCTGACAGGGGGCTACGAATACCGATCGATCGACGATCGCTGCATCGGCTGCGGGTTCTGCGTGGGGGCCTGCCCCTGCGGCGTCTGGAATCTTGTGGAAAATTTCCGGATGGAATGA
- the carA gene encoding glutamine-hydrolyzing carbamoyl-phosphate synthase small subunit, with protein sequence MKAIFALEDGRTFPCKSFTGPGEAWGEAVFNTGMTGYQEVLTDPSYRGQVVTMTYPLIGNYGVNPEDVESDRIQVAAFVIREYQPCYSNWRATLSLADYLKSQQVMGIEDLDTRALTLHLRQRGAMRAYISTEDLDPVRCVEKARSTPSMIGQNLVRVVTPERPFRWENGKALFDEAPEALLRSDGWRHPEKMAVLAMDCGAKYNILRCLEESGCEVIVVPSDTPASVIREMKPDGIFLSNGPGDPEPVHDTVQTVRELLGFRPMFGICLGIQMLGLAMGGRTSKLKFGHRGANQPVKNLLTGRIEITSQNHGFVVDIDSLDPKSVEITHVNLNDGTLEGFRHKRLPIFAVQYHPEASPGPHDARYLFDDFVRLMDR encoded by the coding sequence ATGAAAGCCATTTTCGCCCTCGAAGACGGAAGGACCTTTCCCTGCAAGAGCTTCACCGGCCCCGGCGAAGCCTGGGGAGAAGCCGTATTCAACACCGGCATGACTGGATATCAGGAAGTGCTCACCGACCCGTCCTATCGGGGGCAGGTCGTCACCATGACCTATCCGCTGATCGGCAATTACGGCGTGAATCCGGAAGACGTCGAATCCGACCGGATTCAGGTGGCCGCCTTCGTCATCCGGGAATATCAGCCCTGCTACAGCAATTGGCGGGCGACGCTCTCCCTGGCCGACTACCTGAAATCGCAGCAGGTCATGGGGATCGAGGACCTCGATACCCGCGCTCTCACCCTGCACCTGCGGCAACGAGGGGCCATGCGGGCCTATATTTCGACGGAAGACCTGGATCCAGTACGCTGTGTGGAAAAGGCCCGCTCGACGCCAAGCATGATCGGACAGAACCTTGTCCGGGTGGTGACGCCCGAGCGGCCCTTCCGGTGGGAAAACGGCAAGGCGCTCTTCGACGAAGCGCCGGAGGCGCTGCTGCGATCGGACGGTTGGCGGCATCCCGAAAAAATGGCCGTCCTCGCCATGGACTGCGGGGCCAAGTACAACATCCTGCGCTGCCTCGAAGAATCCGGTTGCGAAGTCATCGTCGTGCCTTCCGATACCCCGGCATCGGTCATCCGAGAGATGAAACCCGACGGTATCTTTCTGTCGAACGGCCCTGGTGATCCCGAGCCGGTTCACGACACCGTTCAAACGGTCCGGGAACTTCTCGGCTTCCGGCCCATGTTCGGCATCTGCCTCGGTATTCAAATGCTGGGCCTGGCCATGGGCGGCAGAACCTCCAAACTCAAGTTCGGGCATCGGGGCGCCAACCAGCCGGTGAAAAACCTGCTGACCGGCCGGATTGAAATCACGTCCCAGAACCACGGATTCGTGGTCGATATCGACAGCCTCGATCCGAAATCCGTTGAAATCACCCATGTCAATCTGAACGACGGCACCCTCGAGGGTTTCCGGCATAAGCGTCTTCCGATCTTTGCCGTTCAGTACCATCCCGAGGCTTCTCCCGGGCCGCATGACGCCCGATATCTCTTCGACGATTTCGTCCGCTTGATGGACCGATAA
- a CDS encoding glutamate synthase gives MCRLFAMSSAEPLSPIVALEALDVMREGHDGSGVGLFLRDLGGPFEEMKDAPILSGIFTEKGLKRLDAYMMNIGFMTKYKLSIKVPKTPPPGVPKRDVYLVRAYEYPEEWENLSFDQIAERLVRIRLELRAMGEAEKDMIVFSFWPDVIMIKEIGEPIQIAEHLKLDRKELKARILMAQGRQNTNYAINLYACHPFFLQGYSTMTNGENTAFVPIREFLQSRNFPGYTGYQSDSEVFTHILHYTITRLGLGIEAYKHVITPLRDEDIARHPDGPMLQQIKHGCRRLIIDGPNCVIGSLPDHSLFMVQDRKKLRPGVVGGKPGCFAFSSEICGLDAAIPDRDKSRDFQPMYLDTAIVGPERQEVTICRQTSPLVHRP, from the coding sequence ATGTGTAGACTCTTTGCGATGAGCAGCGCAGAGCCGCTGTCTCCGATCGTCGCCCTCGAAGCCCTCGACGTGATGCGTGAAGGCCACGACGGATCGGGGGTCGGGCTGTTTCTGCGCGATCTGGGCGGCCCCTTCGAGGAAATGAAGGATGCGCCCATTCTCTCCGGTATTTTCACGGAAAAAGGCTTGAAGCGACTCGATGCCTACATGATGAACATCGGCTTCATGACCAAATATAAGCTCTCCATCAAGGTTCCCAAAACGCCGCCGCCCGGGGTCCCCAAACGGGATGTCTACCTGGTGCGGGCCTACGAATATCCGGAAGAATGGGAAAACCTGAGCTTCGATCAGATCGCCGAAAGACTGGTGCGAATCCGGCTCGAGCTTCGCGCGATGGGTGAAGCCGAAAAGGACATGATCGTATTCTCCTTCTGGCCCGATGTCATCATGATCAAGGAAATCGGAGAGCCTATCCAGATCGCCGAGCACCTCAAGCTCGACCGAAAAGAATTGAAGGCACGCATCCTGATGGCCCAGGGCAGGCAGAACACGAACTACGCCATCAACCTCTATGCCTGCCACCCCTTCTTTCTGCAGGGATACTCCACGATGACCAACGGAGAAAACACGGCCTTCGTTCCGATCCGGGAATTTCTGCAGTCGCGAAATTTTCCCGGCTATACGGGATATCAGTCGGATTCGGAAGTTTTCACCCATATCCTCCATTACACGATCACCCGGCTGGGTCTCGGCATCGAGGCATACAAACATGTCATCACGCCGCTCCGGGACGAAGACATTGCCCGACATCCCGACGGGCCGATGCTGCAGCAGATCAAACACGGATGCCGGAGGCTCATCATCGACGGTCCGAATTGCGTCATCGGAAGCCTGCCCGATCATTCCCTCTTCATGGTACAGGACCGCAAGAAACTACGCCCCGGTGTCGTCGGCGGCAAACCCGGATGTTTCGCCTTTTCATCGGAAATCTGCGGCTTGGATGCCGCCATCCCGGACCGGGACAAGAGCCGGGATTTCCAACCCATGTATCTGGACACAGCCATTGTCGGCCCCGAGCGACAGGAGGTAACGATATGCCGTCAAACATCCCCATTGGTCCATCGACCCTGA
- a CDS encoding glutamate synthase-related protein, which produces MPSNIPIGPSTLSTFDLPWQILWDKDRCTLCGQCTAVCPVHAIELGVFRKRTVDPAWGSGSKPSTSFSLYYGIRQKTAPANACVGCAMCTLVCPNDAIRPLRAEEDDKLRFHRNQGGQARNRGGRRNVPGTVLDRIKFIRISMLTDPALDAGRHEFEIRTLLGRVLDPEDNLKFLNQNGWIPPVREIYPLVIGSMSFGALSPTMWEGLQMGVAYLNEQMGMPVRMCTGEGGCPPRLLRSRFLKYVILQIASGYFGWDEIIHALPHMKEDPCAIEIKYGQGAKPGDGGLLMWYKVNKLIAAIRGVPPGVSLPSPPTHQTQYSIEESVAKMIQSMYMAWGFRVPVYPKISATSTALAVLNNLVRNPYAGGLGIDGEDGGTGAAYNVSMNHMGHPIASNIRDAYLTLVQSGKQNEIPLIAGGGIGKSGNLAANAAALIMLGASAVQVGKSIMQAAAGCLGSETDRCNICNIGQCPKGITSQDPRLYRRLDPEKVAERLVDVYVSFDTELKKIIAPLGRSTALPIGMSDALGIDDRDVAERLHIQYVV; this is translated from the coding sequence ATGCCGTCAAACATCCCCATTGGTCCATCGACCCTGAGCACCTTCGATCTGCCCTGGCAGATCCTCTGGGACAAGGACCGCTGCACCCTCTGCGGCCAGTGCACGGCCGTATGCCCGGTCCATGCCATCGAGCTCGGGGTTTTTCGAAAACGAACGGTCGACCCTGCCTGGGGAAGCGGGTCAAAGCCGTCCACATCTTTTTCATTGTACTACGGCATCCGGCAGAAAACTGCGCCGGCGAATGCCTGCGTAGGATGCGCCATGTGCACTCTCGTGTGCCCGAACGATGCCATCCGTCCGCTTCGAGCCGAAGAAGATGACAAACTCCGGTTTCACCGAAATCAAGGCGGTCAGGCCCGCAACCGGGGCGGCAGGCGAAACGTTCCGGGGACCGTGCTCGATCGGATCAAGTTCATCCGGATTTCGATGCTCACCGACCCGGCTCTCGATGCCGGCCGTCACGAATTCGAGATCCGAACGCTGCTGGGCCGGGTGCTCGATCCGGAAGACAACCTCAAATTCCTGAACCAGAACGGATGGATTCCACCGGTTCGGGAGATTTATCCCCTGGTGATCGGCAGCATGTCTTTCGGCGCCCTGTCCCCCACGATGTGGGAAGGGCTGCAGATGGGAGTGGCCTATCTGAACGAACAGATGGGCATGCCGGTCCGCATGTGTACGGGGGAAGGCGGATGCCCGCCGAGGCTCTTGCGCTCCCGTTTCCTGAAATACGTCATCCTGCAGATTGCAAGCGGCTATTTCGGATGGGACGAGATCATCCATGCCCTGCCCCACATGAAGGAAGACCCCTGCGCCATCGAAATCAAATACGGCCAGGGCGCCAAGCCCGGCGACGGCGGGCTTCTCATGTGGTACAAGGTGAACAAGCTCATTGCAGCCATCCGGGGGGTTCCTCCCGGTGTGAGCCTGCCAAGCCCACCCACCCATCAGACCCAGTATTCCATCGAAGAATCGGTGGCGAAGATGATCCAGTCCATGTACATGGCCTGGGGATTCCGGGTGCCCGTCTATCCGAAGATTTCGGCCACATCGACGGCTCTGGCCGTTCTGAACAATCTGGTTCGAAATCCCTATGCCGGAGGTCTGGGAATCGACGGAGAAGACGGCGGAACGGGTGCCGCCTACAACGTGTCGATGAACCACATGGGGCATCCCATCGCCAGCAACATCCGCGATGCCTACCTCACCCTGGTACAAAGCGGCAAACAAAACGAAATCCCACTGATTGCAGGCGGCGGCATCGGCAAGAGCGGAAACCTTGCGGCCAATGCGGCTGCGCTCATCATGCTGGGGGCAAGCGCCGTTCAGGTCGGAAAATCCATCATGCAAGCGGCAGCCGGATGCCTCGGCAGCGAAACGGACCGGTGCAACATCTGCAATATCGGTCAGTGCCCCAAGGGAATCACCTCCCAGGACCCGAGACTCTACCGTCGGCTCGATCCGGAAAAAGTGGCCGAGCGTCTGGTGGATGTCTATGTGAGCTTCGATACGGAACTGAAGAAAATCATTGCACCGCTCGGCCGCTCGACGGCGCTTCCCATCGGCATGTCGGATGCCCTGGGAATCGATGACCGGGATGTCGCGGAGCGGCTGCACATCCAATACGTCGTGTAG
- a CDS encoding DUF5050 domain-containing protein: MKTNVLLSSCWVIVLAVFLGFSAVGLAGASQAVYDKIVFTRQQSMDDWDLWLMNRDGTGETKILDSSYRDTMPYFHPKGTQIVFARVYSQKPMSSDIFVVNPDGTGETNLTDVSGLKNPCNAPKFSWDGSKIAFDTQSDRGDLDIWIMNSDGTGHRAVLNSSTDDSTPAFSPDGKWLVFQRQLTMDPNPTSKICKVNIQDGTVVELTDGNHLDETPAFSADGKYIIFKRGFTEWDLFRMPADHNPADQTTLVNLTNQPTTAKGTAYYSWEGDKIVYYAATAGPDTAEIWIMNPDGSNPTQITHNNTADWDPCFSPAKATELPVLQVQPTQQNVAASAGTTSFQVSNGGSGTMQWNAAVTSGSSWLSVTAGSTGTDSGTILCQYLEDTSGSTRTGKIQVVSAGASGSPIEVSVSQSAATSSNSAGKIAFTRQANTSTWNIYVMDRDGKNEKQVTTTQLRDTNPSFNPQGSRIAFCRINATPPYASDIYLINPDGTDEKNLTSGSSVSGHAHNPKFSWDGRYVVFDATDNSGNSHIWKMNADGSKMTALTTGTTNDTSPCMSPDNQWVVFQRAVADMPNPKSVICKLNLSSGDTVNLTDGSDLDEVPHYSPDGQSIVFRRGFTTCDLFRMPSNHSPSDMSSIVNLTNTPSYADDRPQYTWEGDRIVYYASTGGADKAEIYIMDADGKNPTRLTNNYVADWDPTPSPNCRIVGSGSGLIQEQVSSDETVELLINSTNGHGDIPVYEWLVLTAEYGGSSLPVQLISDLGMVPIEQVLSELSSYTYTFCSGGVTIVGKLAMNQLGLQSADRFLYAYAYQTSAGNIVMDNVVVITIK; the protein is encoded by the coding sequence ATGAAAACGAACGTCTTGTTGAGCTCTTGTTGGGTGATAGTGCTTGCTGTGTTTTTGGGTTTTTCCGCAGTTGGTTTGGCGGGAGCTTCCCAGGCCGTTTACGACAAAATCGTCTTTACCCGCCAGCAAAGCATGGACGATTGGGATTTGTGGCTCATGAACCGGGATGGGACGGGTGAAACCAAAATCCTGGATAGTTCTTACCGGGATACGATGCCGTATTTTCATCCTAAGGGCACCCAGATTGTCTTTGCAAGGGTCTATTCCCAGAAGCCCATGAGCAGCGATATTTTTGTCGTCAACCCGGATGGTACAGGGGAAACCAATCTTACGGATGTTTCTGGTTTGAAGAACCCGTGCAATGCACCGAAATTCTCCTGGGACGGAAGCAAAATCGCCTTTGATACCCAATCGGATCGTGGCGATCTGGATATCTGGATCATGAATTCCGATGGAACGGGGCATCGGGCAGTGCTGAATTCCAGCACCGATGACAGTACGCCAGCCTTTTCGCCGGACGGCAAATGGCTCGTGTTTCAACGCCAGTTGACCATGGATCCAAATCCGACATCGAAAATCTGCAAGGTCAACATCCAGGATGGGACCGTCGTGGAACTGACGGATGGCAACCATCTCGACGAGACCCCCGCGTTTTCGGCGGATGGAAAATATATCATTTTCAAACGAGGGTTTACGGAATGGGATTTGTTCCGGATGCCTGCGGATCACAACCCGGCAGACCAGACGACCTTGGTGAATCTCACCAATCAGCCCACTACTGCCAAGGGCACGGCCTATTATTCCTGGGAGGGAGACAAAATCGTCTATTACGCGGCGACCGCCGGGCCGGATACGGCTGAAATCTGGATCATGAACCCCGATGGCTCGAATCCGACGCAAATTACCCATAACAACACGGCGGATTGGGACCCGTGCTTCTCGCCTGCCAAAGCAACCGAACTGCCCGTTCTTCAGGTTCAACCAACCCAGCAAAACGTGGCCGCATCGGCAGGAACGACATCTTTTCAAGTATCGAATGGCGGGTCTGGAACGATGCAGTGGAATGCGGCTGTGACGTCGGGAAGCAGTTGGCTATCGGTCACTGCCGGATCCACCGGTACGGATTCAGGGACTATCCTGTGCCAATATCTGGAGGACACCAGCGGGTCGACACGAACAGGAAAGATTCAGGTCGTGTCGGCCGGTGCTTCCGGCAGTCCGATCGAGGTCAGTGTCAGCCAATCCGCAGCAACATCATCGAATTCTGCGGGAAAAATCGCTTTTACGCGTCAAGCAAACACATCCACCTGGAATATCTATGTGATGGATCGAGACGGTAAAAACGAAAAACAGGTCACGACGACCCAACTTCGGGATACCAATCCGTCTTTCAATCCTCAAGGCTCTCGTATCGCCTTTTGTCGAATCAACGCAACTCCCCCTTATGCCAGCGACATTTATCTCATCAATCCAGATGGCACAGACGAAAAAAACCTGACTTCCGGATCGAGTGTGTCCGGTCATGCGCACAATCCGAAATTTTCGTGGGATGGCAGGTATGTCGTGTTTGATGCTACCGATAATTCGGGCAATTCCCATATCTGGAAAATGAATGCGGATGGAAGCAAAATGACGGCCCTGACGACGGGCACCACCAACGACACATCCCCATGCATGTCTCCGGACAACCAATGGGTTGTTTTTCAGCGGGCGGTAGCCGACATGCCCAATCCGAAATCGGTCATCTGCAAATTGAATCTGTCTTCCGGCGATACGGTGAATTTGACGGATGGAAGCGATCTGGACGAGGTGCCGCATTATTCTCCGGATGGCCAGTCCATTGTGTTCCGGAGGGGCTTCACTACCTGTGATCTTTTTCGGATGCCGTCGAATCATTCGCCATCCGATATGTCATCCATCGTGAATTTGACCAACACGCCTTCCTACGCGGATGACCGCCCGCAATATACCTGGGAAGGAGACCGGATCGTTTATTATGCCTCAACCGGTGGAGCGGATAAGGCGGAAATCTATATCATGGATGCCGACGGGAAAAATCCGACCCGATTGACCAACAATTATGTTGCGGATTGGGATCCGACGCCCAGCCCAAATTGCAGAATTGTTGGATCGGGAAGTGGATTGATTCAGGAGCAGGTATCCTCCGATGAAACGGTTGAGCTGTTGATCAATTCCACAAACGGACATGGTGATATCCCCGTCTATGAATGGCTGGTTCTGACAGCGGAATACGGCGGTTCTTCCCTGCCTGTCCAGTTGATCTCCGATCTCGGAATGGTTCCGATCGAGCAGGTGTTGTCCGAACTCTCGAGCTACACCTATACGTTTTGCAGCGGCGGGGTTACGATCGTCGGAAAGTTGGCGATGAATCAACTTGGTTTGCAATCGGCGGATCGGTTTCTCTATGCGTATGCCTATCAAACCAGTGCCGGGAATATCGTGATGGACAATGTTGTTGTGATAACCATCAAATAA